The genomic segment GCATGGTGCCGGCCGATGTCCTCTTGGTCCGGATGGCCCGCCGCTCACCCGCATCGACCCTGCCCTTGTTCGCGGCCATGGCCATATTCGACCGGCGCTGGCCCGAGCGTGCCCTGGATCTGATGGCGCGCCAACTGGGCCCAGCCGACACCGCGGTGCTGGGTCACCCGGAGATCCTGGCCGCGTTGTTGGCCGACCTGCGCAGGTCGTCCCCCACCACCGGGAAGGCCCTCGCGCAGGACTACGCGCTGTGGGCCGCGGATTGGGGTTTCCGCCTGCAGGACATCACGGCGCCTGTGCATCTGTGGCACGGCGGCGCCGACCGTGACGTCCCGATCGCCCACGCTCGCCGCCAGGCCGAGGCGATCCCAGGCGCCGTCCTGCATGACTGCCCAGGCGAGGGCCATCTCCTCGTCGGCACTCGGCTCGAGGAGATCCTCCGGGTCGTCACCGGCCTGTTCTGACGCCCAGCCCACCATCCACACAGCCCTGAATGTGCCGATGCAGGGCGGGGGCGATCGAGCAGTGCTGGCGTTCTCGTGTGGTTCACAGGTCGAGAATCAGCTTGAGTCCAGAGTTGACCTCGTCCATGAGGTGCTCGGGCAGTCGCCCGACTGGTGGGTCCAGGTCGGACTTGTTCAACGTGACGAGCGCGGTCAGGTTGGCGACCGCGTCCTTCTTCAACCCGCTGGCCGAGGCCGGGATGAACACGTTGCCGGCGACCGCAGCCTGGCCCGTGTTTGACGTGATCACGGCCGCGATCGTGGTCGCGAGTCTGCTGCTGTTGTAGGCGTCGTCTTGCAGCACGAGCACCGGCCGGACCGTCGCCGGGCGACTCCCGCGCGGCTCACCGAGGTCGACCCAGCAAATGCTGCCTCGGCTGATCACCAGTCTGCCTGCGCGAGACGGGCCCGCCCGACGTCTGTCGCCACGATCGTGTCGAGATCGTCGCCGACGAGTCCCAGGGCCTCGTCGATCCTGGCCGTCAGGGACTCCCGGTCGAGGTC from the Actinomycetes bacterium genome contains:
- a CDS encoding alpha/beta hydrolase: MLADHLHLTRFAVVGLSGDGPHAAACARFLPERVVAAVIVSGVAPLAEPGTEAGMVPADVLLVRMARRSPASTLPLFAAMAIFDRRWPERALDLMARQLGPADTAVLGHPEILAALLADLRRSSPTTGKALAQDYALWAADWGFRLQDITAPVHLWHGGADRDVPIAHARRQAEAIPGAVLHDCPGEGHLLVGTRLEEILRVVTGLF
- a CDS encoding CopG family transcriptional regulator; this translates as MKTAISVPDETFDRASRRAQQLGISRSEFFSTAAKRYLEDLDRESLTARIDEALGLVGDDLDTIVATDVGRARLAQADW
- a CDS encoding type II toxin-antitoxin system PemK/MazF family toxin is translated as MVISRGSICWVDLGEPRGSRPATVRPVLVLQDDAYNSSRLATTIAAVITSNTGQAAVAGNVFIPASASGLKKDAVANLTALVTLNKSDLDPPVGRLPEHLMDEVNSGLKLILDL